The following are encoded together in the Triticum dicoccoides isolate Atlit2015 ecotype Zavitan chromosome 6B, WEW_v2.0, whole genome shotgun sequence genome:
- the LOC119324401 gene encoding uncharacterized protein LOC119324401, whose translation MDGDGALAHIFPSSTHPMDGMGMGMGRIDLFRRRRRRIRTQLRRVLHQEHEPVTLLSAGRGRWGSSPLDDGEVGDLGLPSRRRDPICSICANIHDHGNGKETTAAAQDGVEGGPAQGKNLEFIRLAEVVRLGG comes from the exons ATGGATGGGGATGGGGCCCTAGCGCATATCTTCCCCAGTTCCACCCACCCCATGgatgggatggggatggggatggggcgcATCGATCTGTTCCGGCGACGACGGCGCCGGATCCGCACCCAACTACGGCGCGTGCTGCACCAGGAACACGAGCCAGTGACCCTTCTCTCTGCGGGGCGTGGCAGATGGGGGAGTTCGCCCCTTGACGACGGCGAGGTAGGAGACCTTGGACTCCCCAGCCGACGGCGAG ATCCGATCTGCTCTATCTGCGCCAACATCCATGACCACGGGAACGGCAAGGAGACAACCGCTGCTGCACAAGATGGGGTGGAAGGCGGACCGGCCCAAG GAAAAAACCTGGAGTTCATCAGGCTGGCTGAAGTTGTGAGGCTGGGAGGCTGA